In Dama dama isolate Ldn47 chromosome X, ASM3311817v1, whole genome shotgun sequence, one genomic interval encodes:
- the LOC133051709 gene encoding doublesex- and mab-3-related transcription factor C2-like, translating into MDRNEMPAMPGCPPDSTTGLETGAPQAIELGPRRSTRRCARCHNHGITDQTKDQEHLCLFQACECHKCVPFSEHYSSLPAERDLKMEQGPYLKRRPTRGRMRSGTTSPRAHGRAKKLGTQARVPNNFPRPSAARSGRGIFVSVLDSSTLEEATNNFSFEEVTQIPCPAEQAPEASNQALVSASSEWQRKLEAAEALLALRESSPAPSGCISLLQPCVAPAPDGDKGLQPSSPSV; encoded by the exons ATGGATCGCAATGAAATGCCTGCTATGCCCGGCTGCCCCCCCGACTCCACCACTGGACTTGAGACCGGAGCCCCACAGGCGATTGAACTTGGCCCCAGAAGATCTACGCGTCGCTGTGCCCGCTGCCACAaccatggcatcactgaccaaaCCAAGGACCAGGAGCACCTCTGCCTCTTCCAGGCTTGCGAGTGTCACAAGTGTGTTCCCTTCTC GGAACACTACAGCAGCTTGCCTGCTGAACGTGACTTGAAGATGGAGCAGGGGCCATACCTAAAGAGGCGCCCGACTCGAGGACGGATGAGGAGTGGGACCACCTCTCCCAGAGCGCACGGCCGTGCCAAGAAGTTGGGCACTCAAGCAAGAGTCCCCA ACAATTTTCCAAGGCCCTCTGCTGCTCGGTCAGGTCGTGGGATCTTTGTCTCTGTCCTGGACTCCAGCACCCTTGAAGAAGCAACTAACAATTTCTCTTTCGAGGAAGTCACACAGATCCCTTGCCCTGCCGAGCAG GCTCCCGAAGCTTCCAACCAGGCCTTGGTTTCTGCCTCCTCAGAGTGGCAGCGAAAACTGGAAGCAGCCGAGGCTCTGCTGGCTCTGAGAGAATCTTCCCCGGCCCCTTCTGGCTGCATCTCTCTGCTCCAGCCCTGCGTTGCTCCAG